From a single Calothrix sp. NIES-2098 genomic region:
- a CDS encoding integrase, catalytic region, giving the protein MLSKNEFDNWCDRLTISEQCRKLIQAIRSSEPSRRVGGGSRNVSGRYPSRKMGLTIQFESHRVELPRIYELEHDEDVIEFYDQPLPIKIDYQDKNRRKLSHFHTPDFFVIRSKSAGWEECKPKNNLQKLAEKSPNRYCQSKDGQWYSPPGEDYAKQFGLYYRLYSDAEINWFLQRNIIFLEDYYRRSESLVVKERSATEVLSLVSDNVGISLANLLSNLKEASADEIYTLIATEKLYVNLSAAPLAEPSRVHIFRDQQTANAYVLLQTTLPDSSFGSPIIKIVAGTSICWDGKGLSIVHVGEREIVLSGEDEQLIKLKKAVFENLIHQGEITSLQKQETPTISEESWERFYKASPQDQEEALRRYKAIEPYLQGQPPEKETISDRTIRDWKAKYLAAQQNCGCGYIGLLSHSHAKGNRNRKLPKNTLALMEEFILEDYETIKQKKMFEVYGSLVLSCEKNSIIAPSYKTFVKEVKRRAGYDQTKKRQGHRAAYQHQEFYWELKRTTPRHGDRPFEIGHIDHTELDAELVCSSTGRKLDRPWATFLVDAYSRRLLAVYLSFDPPSYRSCLMVLRLCVKNHGRLPQIVVVDNGSEFHSTYFETLLATFECTKKHRPPAKARFSAICERLFGTSNTQFVHNLQGNTQITRNVRQVTKSVNPKNHAIWTLNLLYEYLCVWAYEVYDIDEHPSLGQSPREAFATGMLQSGSRTHLMISYDENFRILTLPTTERGKAKVQIGHGVKINYIYYWSNAFRDPEIENTSVPIRYDPFDAGTAYAFVRGQWVQCISQYYADFHGRSEKEMKLATIELRKRQQNHTAQLKISAKNLAEFLGSLEAQEVLLKQRSRDAEVKGVLQIIEGGQAKGNRVETSSLEEMGVNHSHNQTQFQPLSSGNVAIASDELEVYEEF; this is encoded by the coding sequence ATGCTCAGCAAGAATGAGTTTGATAATTGGTGCGACAGATTAACAATTTCAGAGCAATGTCGAAAACTAATACAAGCGATTCGTTCATCCGAGCCGTCGCGCCGTGTAGGAGGTGGAAGCAGAAATGTTTCTGGACGCTACCCAAGCCGAAAAATGGGGCTGACCATTCAATTTGAGTCTCACCGCGTAGAACTTCCTAGGATCTACGAATTAGAGCATGATGAGGATGTAATAGAGTTTTACGACCAACCACTTCCGATTAAGATTGATTATCAAGATAAAAATAGGCGAAAACTGAGCCATTTTCACACCCCAGACTTCTTTGTCATAAGAAGCAAGTCTGCTGGATGGGAAGAGTGCAAACCCAAGAATAATTTACAAAAACTAGCTGAGAAAAGCCCTAATCGCTATTGTCAAAGTAAAGATGGTCAGTGGTACAGTCCACCAGGAGAAGACTATGCCAAACAGTTTGGACTCTACTATCGGCTGTATTCTGATGCCGAAATCAATTGGTTTCTCCAACGCAACATCATATTTTTAGAAGACTACTATCGTCGATCTGAGTCTTTAGTTGTAAAAGAGCGATCGGCTACAGAAGTTCTTTCCCTGGTCTCAGATAACGTAGGAATATCACTAGCGAATCTGCTCAGTAATTTAAAGGAAGCTAGCGCTGATGAGATTTATACTTTGATTGCCACAGAAAAATTGTACGTAAATCTTAGCGCTGCTCCTCTTGCTGAACCATCACGGGTACACATATTCCGTGACCAGCAGACAGCTAATGCTTATGTATTACTGCAAACAACGTTGCCAGATTCTAGTTTCGGTTCTCCTATTATTAAAATTGTGGCTGGAACATCCATTTGCTGGGATGGCAAAGGCTTGAGTATTGTTCACGTAGGAGAGCGAGAAATTGTACTTAGTGGAGAAGATGAACAGCTAATTAAGCTAAAGAAAGCTGTATTCGAGAATCTAATTCATCAAGGTGAGATCACAAGCCTCCAAAAACAAGAAACACCAACCATCAGTGAGGAATCTTGGGAGCGTTTCTATAAAGCAAGCCCTCAAGATCAAGAGGAAGCCCTCCGCCGCTATAAAGCCATCGAGCCATACTTGCAGGGTCAACCACCTGAAAAAGAAACTATATCAGATCGCACGATTCGAGATTGGAAAGCCAAATATCTCGCTGCACAACAGAATTGTGGTTGTGGCTACATTGGACTTCTATCTCACAGCCATGCCAAAGGAAATCGCAATCGAAAATTACCTAAAAATACTTTAGCTCTCATGGAGGAATTTATCTTAGAGGACTATGAGACCATCAAGCAAAAGAAAATGTTTGAAGTCTACGGTTCTTTAGTTCTTTCTTGTGAAAAAAACAGCATAATTGCCCCAAGTTATAAGACATTTGTCAAGGAAGTCAAGCGACGTGCCGGGTATGATCAGACAAAGAAACGCCAAGGACATCGAGCAGCATATCAGCACCAAGAATTCTATTGGGAATTAAAGAGAACCACTCCCCGTCATGGCGATCGCCCTTTTGAGATTGGTCATATTGACCATACGGAACTAGATGCAGAGTTAGTCTGTTCCAGCACAGGTCGTAAACTTGATAGACCTTGGGCAACTTTCTTAGTAGATGCTTACTCAAGACGATTACTAGCAGTTTACCTCTCCTTTGATCCACCTTCTTATCGCTCTTGCTTAATGGTATTGAGGCTCTGCGTCAAGAACCACGGACGGCTTCCACAAATTGTAGTAGTAGACAATGGATCAGAGTTCCATAGTACTTATTTTGAGACACTTTTAGCCACTTTTGAATGTACGAAAAAGCATCGTCCTCCTGCTAAAGCAAGGTTTAGTGCAATTTGTGAGCGCCTTTTTGGTACTTCCAATACACAATTTGTTCATAATCTCCAAGGAAATACTCAAATCACCCGCAATGTTAGGCAGGTAACTAAATCAGTCAATCCTAAAAATCATGCAATTTGGACACTTAATCTTCTTTACGAGTATTTATGTGTATGGGCTTATGAGGTATACGATATTGACGAACATCCATCTCTAGGGCAAAGTCCAAGGGAAGCTTTTGCGACAGGAATGCTTCAAAGTGGCAGTCGGACTCACCTGATGATTTCTTACGATGAAAATTTCAGGATACTCACTCTGCCAACAACTGAGCGCGGGAAGGCAAAGGTTCAAATAGGTCATGGCGTAAAGATCAACTATATCTACTACTGGTCTAATGCCTTTCGAGATCCAGAAATAGAAAACACATCAGTTCCTATAAGATACGATCCCTTTGATGCTGGAACTGCCTACGCTTTTGTTCGGGGGCAGTGGGTGCAGTGCATTTCTCAATACTATGCAGACTTTCATGGCCGATCAGAAAAAGAAATGAAACTGGCTACTATTGAGTTGCGTAAACGCCAGCAAAATCACACTGCTCAACTTAAAATATCAGCTAAAAATTTGGCAGAATTTCTTGGTTCCCTAGAGGCACAGGAGGTTTTATTGAAGCAGCGATCGCGTGATGCAGAGGTAAAAGGAGTATTACAGATTATTGAGGGTGGGCAAGCAAAAGGCAACCGCGTTGAGACATCAAGTTTAGAAGAGATGGGCGTGAATCATAGCCACAACCAAACTCAATTTCAACCGCTATCAAGTGGAAATGTTGCGATCGCTTCTGATGAACTAGAAGTATATGAGGAGTTTTAG
- a CDS encoding transposase has protein sequence MIFDSNENEKQDQENIEIGIFQLDIELVEPNNNRLARPYITTITDPYSRCIMGSYLSSKAPNSKVITLALRHAILPKQYEEE, from the coding sequence ATGATTTTTGATTCTAACGAAAATGAAAAACAGGATCAGGAGAATATAGAAATTGGAATATTTCAATTAGATATTGAGCTAGTCGAGCCTAACAATAACCGTTTGGCACGTCCTTATATAACCACAATTACAGATCCTTATTCTCGTTGCATAATGGGCAGTTATTTAAGCTCTAAGGCACCAAATTCTAAAGTGATTACTCTAGCATTACGTCATGCTATTTTGCCAAAGCAGTATGAAGAAGAATAA
- a CDS encoding TetR family transcriptional regulator codes for MLAEDLSTYEFWNLKKPLIPQCSRLYQLQPVGLGTSYIESLTGYISRIAESHGVLPGVLMTREIAPLINKLYFQNGASRGFREIFNRAQALNGVGEMAGDLVQALQKLTCSDKLHFLTMLFWAEILTPRNLFRAKRAWCPICYQDSYENEQVVYEQLLWTINCIKICSQHQKPLLEICPHCNHELPLLSWRSRPGYCSNCENWLGTDKCHNIFSNGKAPSNLELKWQSWTANVVGELISVGQCFESAPPKENIKKSLNIIIDIVAEKNAAAFARLIGVPKNSLWMWQSTETLPELNILLKICYELDISLVEFLSPKILIAKSLTKISQKYPQLCRTPRVSPKSFNQNLVRDALLAILGSDEEPPLTMQEVAKRLGYDRRTISRHFPDLCCAISAKRLDYNKACRLRSIEKFCNEVKQIVLDLKSQGVYPTEARVCELMANPGCFRYKQVRAAFHNAQGEFCV; via the coding sequence ATGCTGGCTGAAGACTTAAGTACATACGAATTTTGGAATTTAAAAAAGCCATTAATTCCTCAATGTAGTCGCCTCTATCAACTTCAACCTGTGGGTCTTGGCACATCTTACATAGAGAGTTTAACAGGTTATATCTCGCGGATAGCAGAGTCACATGGAGTTCTTCCAGGTGTCTTAATGACTAGAGAAATTGCTCCACTTATCAATAAACTATACTTTCAAAATGGAGCTAGTCGAGGATTCCGTGAAATATTCAACCGTGCCCAAGCTTTAAATGGTGTGGGAGAAATGGCAGGAGATTTAGTTCAAGCCTTACAAAAGTTAACGTGTAGCGATAAATTGCATTTTTTAACTATGCTATTTTGGGCTGAAATTTTGACTCCACGCAATTTATTTCGTGCTAAAAGAGCTTGGTGTCCAATTTGTTATCAAGACAGTTATGAAAATGAGCAGGTAGTTTATGAACAATTGCTTTGGACAATCAATTGCATTAAAATCTGTTCACAGCATCAAAAACCTTTACTCGAAATTTGTCCGCATTGCAATCATGAATTACCGTTATTAAGTTGGCGTTCAAGACCTGGTTATTGTTCAAATTGTGAGAATTGGTTAGGTACAGATAAATGCCATAATATATTTTCAAATGGCAAAGCCCCATCAAACTTGGAGCTTAAATGGCAATCTTGGACTGCTAATGTTGTAGGAGAGCTAATTTCTGTTGGTCAATGTTTTGAGTCTGCCCCACCAAAAGAAAATATTAAAAAATCATTAAATATAATAATTGATATAGTTGCAGAAAAAAATGCAGCTGCTTTTGCCCGTCTTATTGGAGTACCAAAAAATAGTTTGTGGATGTGGCAGTCTACTGAAACTTTGCCAGAACTAAACATCCTCTTGAAGATTTGTTACGAACTAGATATATCTTTAGTAGAATTTCTGTCCCCAAAAATTCTGATCGCTAAATCCTTGACAAAAATCTCGCAGAAGTATCCGCAACTTTGCCGCACACCAAGGGTCTCTCCAAAATCATTCAACCAAAATCTAGTAAGAGATGCTTTATTAGCAATACTTGGCAGTGACGAGGAACCGCCATTAACAATGCAAGAAGTGGCAAAGCGTCTAGGGTACGACAGAAGAACAATTTCTAGACACTTTCCTGACTTATGTTGTGCTATTTCTGCTAAACGTCTTGATTACAACAAAGCTTGCCGCCTCAGAAGCATTGAAAAATTTTGTAACGAAGTTAAACAGATTGTCCTTGACCTTAAAAGTCAGGGTGTTTATCCTACAGAAGCTCGTGTTTGTGAATTAATGGCAAACCCAGGATGTTTTCGATACAAACAAGTACGCGCTGCCTTCCATAATGCACAAGGCGAGTTTTGTGTGTAG
- a CDS encoding TetR family transcriptional regulator: MINNNLSIYESWNLEQPIIPSHSRLYKLEPIGIGTPYVEGLTSYITRLAESHSVETSKLMAQELAPLINATKSVTLVSNASKGVLNGNGHLTARIVNVLEELTLLNNLSCLTFLTWKNVLFLEGCFRSFRAWCPVCYEEWDKENQVYEPLIWSLNLIKVCTRHSQFLKNQCPHCSQKLPRLAWYSRPGYCSKCKGWLGNSPEVDIHTSNSLSEDELKQQFWLMNNIGELIATTPILITVPSKEILRKNILTCMNQFSNGNKAKFACFLGIDVTSLDGWLKRGSLPRLINTLNICCKLKIRLISFLTKDISLEFPLQVTEYDPEKLNSSIVHKKNQEFRKSKPIKNNNSTSINSSSKKHQMTPRKYDLSFIKQTLEAALQEYPPPSISEIIKCVGASNGALYNHFPSLCHAIAARHRTEKRKAIQYFLEAVLNSDEFPLPSLKEVASRLGHTARTLRAYFPAICYTISSRHRDDSKKVIQLSLEEVLNNVQYSTISMKELANKLGVCQNYLWTNFPDISSVISARYASYRDAEIAKKQEEIILSIEALLNDNNFPLSLEEVARKLNLSPSFIYRNFPELASSIVIKYSNYRKASSIEYKKNVMEEIKQAVLELHTKGINPSSYYVEQMLPKPGVMRASYAMASLYEIRRELGYEN, from the coding sequence ATGATAAATAACAATTTAAGTATTTATGAATCTTGGAATTTGGAGCAACCTATAATTCCATCACATAGCCGTCTATACAAGCTAGAACCGATCGGTATAGGAACACCATATGTTGAGGGCTTAACAAGCTATATTACTCGACTAGCAGAATCTCATAGTGTAGAAACTAGCAAATTAATGGCACAGGAGCTTGCTCCACTTATCAACGCAACAAAAAGTGTAACCTTAGTTTCTAACGCTTCAAAGGGAGTATTGAATGGAAATGGCCATCTTACAGCAAGGATAGTTAATGTGCTTGAAGAGCTAACTTTGTTAAATAATTTATCTTGTCTAACATTTTTAACCTGGAAGAATGTTTTGTTTCTTGAAGGATGCTTTCGATCTTTCCGCGCTTGGTGTCCTGTTTGTTATGAAGAGTGGGATAAAGAAAATCAGGTTTATGAACCATTAATTTGGTCACTTAACCTAATAAAAGTTTGTACACGTCATTCTCAATTTTTGAAAAATCAATGTCCTCATTGCTCTCAAAAATTGCCTCGCCTAGCATGGTACTCTCGACCAGGATACTGCTCAAAATGTAAAGGCTGGCTTGGAAACTCGCCAGAAGTTGATATACACACTAGTAATAGTTTGTCAGAAGATGAGTTAAAGCAGCAATTTTGGTTAATGAATAATATTGGAGAATTAATAGCTACAACACCTATTTTAATAACAGTACCATCGAAAGAGATACTAAGAAAAAATATTCTTACATGTATGAATCAGTTCAGTAATGGAAATAAAGCTAAATTTGCCTGTTTCCTAGGAATAGATGTAACCTCTTTAGACGGCTGGCTTAAACGTGGAAGTCTACCTAGATTAATAAATACTTTGAATATTTGTTGTAAGCTGAAAATTAGACTGATAAGCTTTTTAACAAAAGATATATCTTTAGAATTTCCTTTACAAGTAACAGAATATGATCCAGAAAAGCTAAACTCTTCAATAGTCCATAAGAAAAATCAAGAATTCCGAAAAAGTAAACCGATAAAAAATAATAATTCTACATCCATAAACTCATCTTCAAAAAAACATCAAATGACTCCTAGAAAATACGATTTAAGTTTTATAAAGCAAACTTTAGAGGCTGCTCTTCAAGAGTATCCTCCTCCATCAATAAGCGAAATAATAAAATGTGTTGGAGCTAGTAATGGAGCACTTTATAATCATTTTCCATCTCTATGTCATGCTATCGCTGCTAGGCATCGAACTGAAAAAAGAAAAGCTATACAGTATTTTTTAGAAGCAGTGTTAAATAGTGATGAATTTCCTTTACCTTCTCTCAAAGAAGTAGCTAGCCGCCTTGGACATACTGCTAGAACTCTTCGGGCATATTTTCCAGCTATCTGCTACACTATCTCATCTAGGCATAGAGATGATTCTAAGAAAGTAATACAACTTTCTTTGGAAGAAGTTTTGAATAACGTTCAATATTCTACAATTTCAATGAAGGAATTAGCTAATAAATTAGGAGTATGCCAAAATTACTTATGGACAAATTTTCCAGATATATCTTCTGTTATTTCTGCTCGATATGCTAGTTATCGTGATGCCGAAATAGCTAAAAAGCAAGAAGAAATAATATTATCTATAGAAGCTTTGCTAAACGATAATAATTTTCCGTTATCATTAGAAGAAGTAGCCAGAAAGCTAAATCTTAGCCCTAGCTTTATTTATAGAAATTTTCCAGAACTAGCCAGTAGTATTGTAATCAAATATTCAAATTATAGAAAAGCTTCTAGTATAGAATACAAAAAAAATGTTATGGAAGAAATTAAGCAAGCAGTTCTTGAATTACATACAAAAGGTATCAATCCCAGTAGCTACTATGTTGAGCAAATGCTGCCTAAGCCAGGAGTAATGAGGGCTTCATATGCTATGGCTAGCTTATACGAGATTCGCCGTGAGCTAGGATACGAAAACTGA
- a CDS encoding integrase, catalytic region: MIFDSNGNREQDQENRGFRRQTRQRSLDALYSNHFWQCHHFQLDIQLADHHNNLVARPYLTKITDLYSDCIMGIHLSFEAPNSKVVALALRHAILPKHYGEEYALHYQWETFGVPEYIVTDKSKHFQTRYLQHIAQKLAVQWVISYCNRAIAMEEISILEINTELLCNLPQCCGSYRQERQNTGANKGYLTIQELYLLLVNYIVNNYNQKVENLTQNQTKIQLWKTGLIASPRIVDEQEFNI; the protein is encoded by the coding sequence ATGATTTTTGATTCTAATGGAAATAGAGAACAAGATCAGGAGAATAGAGGATTTAGAAGGCAAACTCGTCAAAGAAGTTTAGATGCGCTTTATAGCAACCATTTTTGGCAATGTCACCATTTTCAGTTAGATATTCAGCTAGCCGATCATCACAATAATCTTGTTGCACGTCCTTACCTGACCAAAATTACAGATCTTTATTCTGATTGCATAATGGGCATTCATTTAAGCTTTGAGGCACCAAATTCTAAAGTGGTTGCTCTAGCATTACGTCATGCGATTTTGCCAAAGCATTATGGAGAAGAATACGCACTGCATTACCAATGGGAAACATTTGGAGTACCTGAGTACATTGTTACCGATAAAAGCAAGCATTTCCAGACTAGATATTTACAACATATAGCTCAAAAACTAGCTGTTCAGTGGGTTATCAGCTATTGTAATAGGGCGATAGCAATGGAAGAAATTAGTATTTTGGAGATTAATACAGAACTTTTATGTAATTTACCTCAATGCTGTGGTTCATACCGTCAAGAACGCCAAAACACAGGAGCTAATAAAGGGTACTTGACCATACAAGAACTATATTTACTCCTAGTAAATTACATTGTTAATAACTATAACCAAAAAGTAGAAAATTTAACGCAAAACCAAACAAAGATTCAACTTTGGAAAACAGGATTAATTGCTTCACCAAGGATAGTCGATGAGCAAGAGTTCAATATTTAG
- a CDS encoding AAA ATPase, giving the protein MFSGFPRELLQQSVAARLDYFRSYTVAHPKLKEANEALIRAIREPADTLLIFLYGPSGVGKTTLRLRVEKTLIKEALSNLEIDRGHIPVVGIEAGSPESRSFNWKEYYTQALVTLEEPLIDHKIDYGVRGIMRNSEGQLRIHDRIVAPALRRALEQALSHRRPRIFFIDEAQHLAKIASGNKLQYQLDCIKSLASMTKTLHGLLGTYELLVFRNLSAQLSRRSVDIHFQRYLGNCQEDIRAFKSVIFTFQSHMPLEEPPDLVAHWDYCYERTLGCVGILKHWFTVALRDALDEQATTLTLKHLERRALLVAQCQKMLQEIKEGEKLLTENDADRNQLRTESGLDRELNPSKSVQSAISNKAQEPIPKTPRKGSVGKRKPKRDPIGVENHDK; this is encoded by the coding sequence ATGTTTAGTGGTTTTCCTCGTGAGTTGCTTCAGCAATCTGTAGCAGCACGACTAGATTACTTTCGGAGTTACACAGTAGCACACCCTAAGCTAAAAGAAGCAAATGAAGCTCTTATTCGTGCTATTCGTGAGCCAGCAGATACATTACTAATTTTCCTCTACGGCCCATCTGGTGTTGGCAAAACCACTCTAAGATTACGAGTAGAGAAGACATTGATAAAAGAAGCCTTATCAAATCTCGAAATTGACCGAGGACACATTCCTGTTGTCGGCATTGAAGCTGGATCACCAGAATCGAGAAGTTTTAATTGGAAGGAGTACTATACACAGGCATTAGTTACCCTGGAAGAACCGCTCATAGATCACAAAATAGATTATGGTGTGCGGGGAATAATGCGAAATAGCGAAGGACAACTTAGAATTCACGATCGGATAGTTGCACCTGCCTTACGTAGGGCATTGGAACAAGCTCTAAGTCATCGGCGACCACGCATATTTTTTATAGATGAAGCCCAACATTTAGCAAAAATAGCCAGCGGAAATAAACTCCAATATCAACTAGACTGCATTAAATCCTTGGCTAGTATGACCAAAACACTGCATGGGCTACTTGGTACTTATGAACTGCTGGTATTCCGCAACTTAAGTGCCCAACTGAGCCGACGCAGTGTTGATATACATTTCCAACGTTACCTTGGAAACTGTCAAGAGGATATTCGGGCATTTAAGAGTGTTATTTTCACTTTTCAATCCCATATGCCTCTAGAAGAGCCACCCGACTTAGTAGCGCACTGGGATTACTGTTATGAAAGAACTCTTGGTTGTGTTGGTATTCTGAAACACTGGTTCACAGTGGCATTGAGAGATGCACTTGATGAGCAAGCAACTACTCTAACTCTTAAACATTTAGAGAGACGTGCTTTGTTAGTAGCTCAGTGCCAGAAGATGCTTCAAGAAATCAAAGAAGGGGAGAAGCTTCTGACAGAAAATGATGCTGATCGTAATCAACTACGAACCGAATCAGGTCTAGATAGAGAACTAAATCCATCAAAATCTGTCCAATCAGCAATATCTAATAAAGCACAAGAACCAATTCCCAAGACACCAAGGAAAGGTAGCGTAGGTAAACGTAAACCAAAACGAGATCCAATAGGGGTAGAAAACCATGATAAATAA